The proteins below are encoded in one region of Nakamurella flava:
- a CDS encoding Rv2175c family DNA-binding protein — MSEHSPHGSDLTPVPGQPRYLPLPKVAEQLGIIVTKVHQLVRDRSLLAVRRDGILVIPGEFVDPENPVGAVKGLPGTITVLTDAGYSDQEIIDWLFEADESLPGTPIQALRENRGREVHRRAQTAGF, encoded by the coding sequence GTGAGCGAGCATTCCCCCCACGGTTCCGATCTGACCCCCGTCCCCGGCCAGCCCCGGTACCTGCCGTTGCCGAAGGTCGCCGAGCAGCTCGGCATCATCGTCACCAAGGTCCATCAGTTGGTGCGGGACCGCAGTCTGCTGGCCGTCCGCCGGGACGGCATCCTGGTGATCCCGGGCGAGTTCGTCGACCCGGAGAACCCCGTCGGGGCGGTCAAGGGCCTGCCCGGGACGATCACCGTGCTGACCGACGCCGGTTACTCCGACCAGGAGATCATCGACTGGCTGTTCGAGGCTGACGAGAGCCTGCCCGGCACCCCCATCCAGGCCCTGCGGGAGAACCGCGGCCGTGAGGTGCACCGTCGGGCCCAGACCGCCGGTTTCTGA
- a CDS encoding zinc-dependent alcohol dehydrogenase family protein, with product MYGAVIHGAGDVRFEERPDPVVVEPTDAVVRTVAACVCGSDLWRYRGIAPVPKPTPIGHEYVGVVESVGREVTSVRPGQFVVGGFRTSDNTCELCRAGFQANCLHGTGYEGCQAEYIRVPNADGTLVATPDVPDADRVPDLLALSDVMATGWHAAVSAGVTPGCTAVVVGDGAVGLSGVLAAAQLGAERVIAMSRHADRQGLARRFGATDVVAERGTDGADHVKELTDGLGAHAVLECVGTQDSVDQAFACARAGGTVGWVGVPHAGTLPLEDMFWRNVGLRGGLAPVRAYLDDLLERVWSGAICPGLVFDLTLPLSEVGEGYAAMDERRAIKTLLQP from the coding sequence ATGTACGGAGCCGTCATCCACGGCGCGGGGGACGTGCGCTTCGAGGAGCGCCCCGACCCGGTCGTCGTCGAGCCGACCGACGCGGTCGTCCGCACGGTCGCGGCCTGCGTGTGCGGGTCGGACCTGTGGCGCTACCGCGGGATCGCCCCGGTGCCGAAGCCCACGCCGATCGGTCACGAGTACGTGGGGGTCGTCGAATCCGTCGGCCGCGAGGTCACCTCGGTCCGGCCCGGCCAGTTCGTCGTCGGCGGCTTCCGGACCAGCGACAACACGTGCGAGTTGTGCCGGGCCGGGTTCCAGGCGAACTGCCTGCACGGCACGGGGTACGAGGGATGTCAGGCCGAGTACATCCGGGTGCCGAACGCCGACGGCACCCTCGTCGCCACCCCGGACGTCCCGGACGCCGACCGCGTCCCGGATCTGCTGGCGTTGTCCGACGTGATGGCCACCGGCTGGCACGCCGCCGTCTCGGCCGGCGTGACGCCCGGCTGCACCGCCGTCGTCGTCGGAGACGGTGCGGTGGGCCTGAGCGGGGTGCTGGCGGCCGCCCAGCTGGGCGCCGAGCGGGTCATCGCGATGAGCCGGCACGCCGACCGGCAGGGGCTGGCCCGGCGGTTCGGCGCGACCGACGTGGTGGCCGAGCGGGGCACCGACGGCGCCGACCACGTCAAGGAGCTGACCGACGGCCTGGGGGCGCACGCCGTCCTGGAATGCGTGGGCACGCAGGACTCCGTCGATCAGGCCTTCGCCTGCGCCCGGGCCGGCGGCACCGTCGGCTGGGTCGGCGTGCCGCACGCCGGGACCCTGCCGCTGGAGGACATGTTCTGGCGCAACGTGGGCCTGCGCGGAGGGCTGGCCCCGGTCCGGGCCTACCTGGACGACCTGCTCGAGCGGGTGTGGTCCGGGGCGATCTGCCCGGGTCTGGTCTTCGACCTGACGCTCCCGCTGTCCGAGGTGGGCGAGGGCTACGCCGCGATGGACGAACGCCGGGCGATCAAGACCCTGCTGCAGCCCTGA
- a CDS encoding MFS transporter, with translation MTGTLSPADIARIQRRTLWIVVASQILGGAGLAAGVTVGALLAEQVLGSDGLAGLPSALFTLGSAATAYLVGRLSQRRSRRIGLATGFAVGGLGAVGTVVGAVLESVPLLLISLFVYGAGTATNLQARYAATDLAVPARRATAISVALVSTTLGAVAGPNLVEPLGELAAAFGIPALAGPFLLGAVAYLAAGLVLFTLLRPDPLLLARSLEPADRPAGGIADTIPRPGVGAAVGATVMVLTQVSMVAIMTMTPVYMRDHHHGLGEIGLVISLHIAAMFLPSPVTGVLVDRLGRTPMAVTAGVVLLLAGVVGAVAPGDSLGLLVLSLVLLGLGWNIGLIAGTALVVDATVPANRARTQGSIDVLIALSGAGAGVASGVVMAGGGFATLALAGGALSLLLVPVVFWSRRSGPAGTVTNGPTDRTPVGRS, from the coding sequence ATGACCGGGACGCTGTCCCCCGCCGACATCGCCCGGATCCAGCGGCGCACCCTGTGGATCGTGGTGGCCAGCCAGATCCTGGGCGGCGCCGGACTGGCCGCCGGGGTCACGGTCGGCGCGCTGCTGGCCGAACAGGTGTTGGGTTCGGACGGACTCGCCGGTCTCCCCAGCGCCCTGTTCACCCTGGGGTCGGCGGCGACCGCGTACCTCGTCGGCCGGTTGTCGCAGCGGCGGAGCCGACGGATCGGTCTGGCCACCGGATTCGCGGTCGGGGGTCTCGGCGCGGTCGGGACGGTCGTCGGCGCCGTCCTGGAATCCGTTCCGCTGCTGCTGATCTCGTTGTTCGTCTACGGGGCGGGTACCGCCACCAACCTGCAGGCGCGGTACGCGGCCACCGATCTGGCCGTACCGGCCCGGCGGGCCACCGCGATCAGCGTCGCGCTGGTGTCGACGACGCTGGGCGCCGTCGCCGGACCCAACCTGGTCGAACCCCTGGGCGAGTTGGCCGCGGCGTTCGGGATCCCGGCCCTGGCCGGGCCGTTCCTGCTCGGCGCGGTCGCCTACCTGGCCGCCGGTCTGGTCCTGTTCACTCTGCTGCGGCCCGACCCGCTGCTGCTGGCCCGCTCGCTGGAGCCGGCGGACCGGCCGGCGGGCGGGATCGCGGACACGATCCCCCGCCCGGGTGTGGGGGCGGCGGTGGGTGCGACCGTCATGGTGCTGACCCAGGTGTCGATGGTCGCCATCATGACGATGACCCCGGTGTACATGCGCGATCATCACCACGGACTCGGTGAGATCGGCCTGGTGATCAGCCTGCACATCGCCGCCATGTTCCTGCCGTCGCCGGTGACCGGAGTGCTGGTCGACCGCCTCGGACGGACCCCCATGGCGGTCACCGCCGGTGTCGTCCTGCTGCTGGCCGGGGTGGTCGGCGCGGTCGCCCCGGGCGACTCGCTCGGCCTGCTGGTGCTGTCCCTGGTGCTGCTCGGCCTGGGCTGGAACATCGGGCTGATCGCCGGCACCGCGCTGGTCGTCGACGCCACCGTGCCGGCCAACCGGGCCCGCACCCAGGGGTCCATCGACGTGCTCATCGCCCTCTCCGGAGCGGGGGCCGGGGTGGCCTCCGGCGTCGTGATGGCCGGCGGCGGCTTCGCCACACTCGCCCTGGCCGGTGGCGCGCTGTCCCTGCTGCTCGTCCCGGTGGTGTTCTGGTCGCGACGGAGTGGCCCCGCCGGCACCGTCACGAATGGTCCGACGGACCGAACTCCCGTCGGGAGGTCCTGA
- a CDS encoding GntR family transcriptional regulator: MPVPAPGPVSAADRAHVEIRRRIADGELPPGTLLSENELAASLSVSRTPVRAALARLRDEGWITVLPQRGALVRALSETDLREAAQVRHALECAGVRAVDPADRSALVDRLRAALDEQADALADRDFTRFVGLGTAFHRTFAAAAGNELMLSLYDRLQDRQALSIIRSRTRIQRDPVGVLDDHRTLLRHLAAGDWAAFADHLQSHQVRWDDESTVYP; the protein is encoded by the coding sequence TTGCCCGTTCCCGCACCCGGCCCGGTCTCGGCCGCCGACCGGGCCCATGTCGAGATCCGCCGCCGGATCGCCGACGGCGAACTGCCGCCGGGCACCCTGCTCAGCGAGAACGAGCTCGCCGCCTCGCTCTCGGTCAGCCGCACCCCAGTGCGCGCCGCTCTGGCCCGGCTGCGGGACGAGGGCTGGATCACCGTCCTGCCCCAGCGGGGCGCCCTGGTCCGCGCCCTCTCCGAGACCGATCTCCGCGAGGCGGCCCAGGTGCGACACGCGTTGGAATGCGCGGGCGTCCGCGCCGTCGACCCGGCCGACCGCTCCGCACTGGTCGACCGGCTGCGCGCGGCCCTGGACGAACAGGCCGACGCGCTGGCTGACCGCGACTTCACCCGGTTCGTCGGGCTGGGCACCGCGTTCCACCGGACGTTCGCCGCCGCCGCCGGGAACGAGCTGATGCTCTCGCTGTACGACCGCTTACAGGACCGTCAGGCCCTGTCGATCATCCGCAGCCGAACCCGCATCCAGCGGGATCCGGTCGGCGTCCTCGACGACCACCGGACCCTGCTGCGACACCTGGCCGCCGGCGACTGGGCGGCTTTCGCCGACCACCTGCAGTCCCATCAGGTGCGCTGGGACGACGAGAGCACGGTGTACCCATGA
- a CDS encoding helix-turn-helix transcriptional regulator: MRVQDDAALLFAEPAAETGTTSERGTALLEVVRREIPFDGAFLAIADPPTHGYFSVTGLDLDSSTVEFLSTSQFARDLEVTGADHDVPPVSPSDLPFPAADLPTWADHLIPAGIHEGLGIGLFAADGRHVGHLAVLFGSRQRPSTMNRRRLERLAPALAQAVDPLRPLLAAAGLVRDAVAGAVLLVDGGRQSLPGLPTGGLLAPSSLLLAAADRRIREGAVCSAFLSPTGCSGPSADHVRVTVLRAPRDGPPSLTGIVLLSPAPDRHGLSPRELEVLGLLIEGWSNQQIAQRLVVTPRTVATHLEHILAKLGASCRTLAAVRAERDGLYVPPAAKPDRQPPNRQGSTGIRVVS, encoded by the coding sequence ATGCGCGTGCAGGACGATGCCGCACTGTTGTTCGCCGAGCCCGCCGCGGAGACGGGGACCACGTCCGAACGGGGCACGGCGTTGCTGGAGGTGGTCCGCCGGGAGATCCCGTTCGACGGTGCGTTCCTGGCCATCGCCGATCCCCCGACCCACGGGTACTTCTCGGTGACCGGGCTCGACCTGGACTCGAGCACCGTGGAGTTCCTGTCCACCTCGCAGTTCGCCCGGGACCTCGAGGTCACCGGGGCCGACCACGACGTGCCGCCGGTCAGCCCCTCCGACCTGCCGTTCCCGGCTGCGGACCTGCCCACCTGGGCCGACCACCTCATCCCGGCCGGGATCCATGAGGGCCTCGGGATCGGTCTTTTCGCCGCGGATGGGCGACACGTCGGCCATCTCGCCGTGCTGTTCGGCAGCCGGCAACGCCCGTCGACGATGAACCGTCGACGTCTCGAACGGCTGGCCCCGGCCCTCGCGCAGGCGGTGGATCCGCTGCGTCCGCTGCTCGCGGCCGCCGGGCTGGTACGGGACGCCGTCGCCGGTGCGGTCCTACTGGTGGACGGTGGGCGCCAGTCGTTGCCGGGACTGCCGACGGGAGGGTTGCTCGCCCCGTCCAGCCTGCTGCTGGCCGCCGCCGACCGGCGGATCCGCGAGGGCGCGGTCTGCTCGGCGTTCCTGTCGCCGACCGGGTGCTCCGGGCCGTCGGCCGATCATGTCCGCGTCACCGTGCTCCGCGCCCCGCGGGACGGGCCGCCCAGTCTGACCGGCATCGTCCTGCTCTCCCCCGCACCCGACCGGCACGGTCTGTCCCCCCGCGAGCTCGAGGTGTTGGGACTGTTGATCGAGGGGTGGTCCAACCAGCAGATCGCCCAGCGGCTCGTCGTGACCCCGCGGACGGTGGCCACCCACCTCGAGCACATCCTGGCCAAGCTCGGCGCTTCCTGCCGCACCCTGGCCGCGGTCCGGGCGGAGCGGGACGGGCTCTACGTCCCGCCCGCCGCCAAGCCGGATCGACAGCCGCCGAACCGGCAGGGGTCAACTGGGATCCGAGTTGTATCCTAG
- a CDS encoding glutathione-independent formaldehyde dehydrogenase, translating to MKAVVYEGPRKVSVSDVPDARIERPTDVLVRITSANICGSDLHMYEGRTDFEPGRWFGHENLGEVIEVGGGVDKVKVGEYVVLPFNIACGHCKNCERQMTNYCLTAQPDPQMAGAAYGFADMGPYGGGQAELLRVPWGDFNCLRLGEDAQERQTDYVMLADIFPTGYHATEMAGVQPGDQTVIYGAGPVGLMAALSATIRGAGKVMVVDRHPDRLRLAESIGAIAIDDSKVDPVQAVLDETMGLGADNGCECVGYQAHEPDGQEQANLTMNRLVASVRFTGRIGNVGVFVPEDPGASDELAKQGRLAFDYGLFWFKGQHIGSGQAPVKKYNRQLRDLIAGGKAEPSFIVSHELPLDQAPEAYEHFDNRDDGWTKVVLHPTTAGA from the coding sequence ATGAAGGCGGTCGTCTACGAGGGTCCCCGGAAGGTCAGCGTGTCCGACGTACCGGACGCACGCATCGAACGGCCCACCGATGTGCTGGTGCGCATCACCTCGGCCAACATCTGCGGCTCGGACCTGCACATGTACGAGGGGCGGACCGATTTCGAGCCCGGTCGCTGGTTCGGGCACGAAAACCTCGGTGAGGTCATCGAAGTCGGGGGCGGCGTCGACAAGGTCAAGGTCGGGGAATACGTCGTCCTGCCCTTCAACATCGCCTGCGGGCACTGCAAGAACTGCGAGCGGCAAATGACCAACTACTGCCTGACCGCGCAGCCGGATCCTCAGATGGCCGGCGCAGCCTACGGTTTCGCCGACATGGGCCCGTACGGCGGGGGGCAGGCCGAGTTGCTGCGGGTGCCGTGGGGGGACTTCAACTGCCTGCGCCTGGGCGAGGACGCGCAGGAGCGGCAGACCGACTACGTCATGCTCGCCGATATCTTCCCGACCGGCTACCACGCCACCGAGATGGCGGGGGTGCAGCCCGGCGACCAGACGGTCATCTACGGCGCCGGGCCCGTCGGCCTGATGGCCGCACTGTCGGCGACCATCCGCGGTGCCGGCAAGGTGATGGTGGTCGACCGGCACCCGGACCGGCTGCGGTTGGCCGAGTCGATCGGGGCCATCGCCATCGACGACTCGAAGGTCGATCCCGTCCAGGCCGTGCTGGACGAGACGATGGGCCTCGGGGCCGACAACGGGTGCGAATGCGTCGGGTACCAGGCCCACGAGCCGGACGGCCAGGAGCAGGCCAACCTGACCATGAACCGGCTGGTGGCCTCCGTCCGGTTCACCGGCCGCATCGGCAACGTCGGCGTCTTCGTCCCCGAGGACCCGGGGGCCAGTGACGAGCTGGCCAAGCAGGGGCGGCTGGCATTCGACTACGGCCTGTTCTGGTTCAAGGGCCAGCACATCGGCAGCGGCCAGGCCCCGGTGAAGAAGTACAACCGTCAGCTGCGGGACCTCATCGCCGGCGGCAAGGCCGAGCCGTCCTTCATCGTCAGTCACGAGCTGCCGCTCGACCAGGCACCCGAGGCCTACGAGCATTTCGACAACCGGGACGACGGCTGGACCAAGGTCGTCCTGCACCCCACGACGGCGGGCGCATGA